GGCCAGGTGGTGGTGCTGTACCGACCGGACGCCGACGCCGGCGATCTGGTGCTGGGCAGCGCGAAGATCGCCGCCACGGCGTAAGCGGTCGCCGATCCGGCGGCGGTCCGACCGACCGGGACACCGACGCCACCGTCCGTTCCGGACCGTCATCCCTCCCGGAACCGCCGGAATAGAAGGACGGCATGGGCGGTTCGGCGCGGTGGTGTCCGTGTGGTCGGGTGAGGATTCCGCCCCCTGTTTCTCGTCGCTGACTGCGTTTTCTCGTGCTGTCCCGACGGGTCCTCGGCAACTCGTCGTCGGTTTCTCGTGCTCGCCGTTCCCGCGGGCGTCGAAATTTCCACTCCTGGTGAGTAGGTATCAAGAACTGTACATATCACGATGTGTGAATGTGATCGTGGACTAAGGTCGCGGTCGAGGTGGACTGTCCGCGATGTGGCGTGGTCCCGAGGAATTTTTTGATCATTTCCAGGGTTGTCTCGAATGGCGAGACAGGGCTAGGCTTGCCGGGTTCGTCGTCGGAGCGCCGAGACCGCGGGGCGAGCGGCCTCGGCGCCGCATCAACTCTCCGGTGACGTCAGGGTTGCCGCGCGGTGGCGAGACGGCCTTCCGACGCGCGGGCGGTGTCGACGCTCCGATGTGGTGCGATCGGAAGTGAGGTGTACATCACTGAGGGTCCTTGCTCGGTTGCGTTCGGTATTGACCGGTTTCGGCCATGACGGCGACTCATCGCGTATCCTGCGACCTTGATCACCAGGGAAAATAGGCCAATTGTTACAGTATTTCGACGAAGTGTCGAAGCTCTTGACTTTGGACAGAGGTGACTCTCTGTAGTCAAATTAGCGGGAGTTCCTGAACTTTCGGGTGATTCATCACCTATGTAGACGTATCTCCTCGTGGCTGAGTATGGGACACTGTGGATGTTTGTCCACGTTAATGACTCAGAAATCCGTAGGGGTTAGACGGGGATCATGGACACTGAGACGGACTTCGAAGCCCATATAGACGGTTATTTCACGACCAGGCGGCACGACCGTCTTCGTGAGGAAGTCCGAAGTTTCGCGGAAACCGAAGTGGCTCCCCGAGTGGCCGAGATGGAGGCCTCGCGCTCAATCCAGTACGAACTGTCGCGTCTGATCGCCAGGCAGAAGTGGATTGGCGTGACGATCGGACCCGAGTACGGTGGCCTGGGGTTGGGTCACCTCGCGAAGACCATCATCATCGAGGAGCTGGCCAGGGTCAGTGGCGCCATGGGAGCCATGGTCCAGGCCTCTCAGCTGGGTGTGGCGAAGATTCTGCACTACGGCAACGAAGAGCAGAAGCGGCGCTGGCTTCCCGCGGTGGCCGAGGGGGACTGTCTCCCGACGATCGCGACGACCGAGGTCGAGTCCGGCGGTCATGTGCTCGGGATGTCCACAACGGCCGAGCGGGTCGGCGACGATTACATCGTCAACGGTCGCAAGGTGTTCGTCGGAAACAGTCATATCGGAGATTTGCACGGGGTCATCGTGCGTACCGGGAGTGGCTCGAAAGGCCTGTCCGGTTTCCTGATCGAGGCCGATCGTCCCGGAGTTTCCCTCGGTGAGTACACGCCCACGATGGGATTGCACGGGTTCAGCTTCGGCGAGATTATTTTCGACAATTGTCGAGTACCCGCGGAAAATCTGCTCGGCTCCGAAGGGGACGGATTGGCGATCGCCTATTCGTCGAGCGTTCTGTACGGTAGGACGAATCTGGCCGCCGTCGCTCTGGGAATTCACCGCGCGATTGTCGAGGAAACGGTCGAGTACGCCGCCAACCGCTACCGCTACGGAAAACCGCTTTCCGAGCTTCCCACGGTGAAGCAGAAACTCGGACAAATGCAGTCCCAGTTGATGACGGCGCGGCTGGCCGTGTACCACGCGTCGCATCTGTTGGACCTGGGTATGTCCTGCGACGCGGAGCTCATCAACGCCAAGCTCGTGAACGTGGAACTCGCGCTGGACTCCGCACGGACCGCGATGGAGGTGCACGCCGCGTGCGGGCTGTCCACCGACAGGCCGCTGGAACGCTACGTCCGCGACGCCTACCACATCTTCGCGCCCGCGGGCACGTCGGACATCCAGCGGCTCCGGCTGGCGGAGACGGCGCTGGGCGCGGGGAAGGGACAATGGTCGCAGCGGCTGGCCCCCCAGTTGAGGGCGGCCAGCGTTTCGCTGCGGGAGAGCGTCAGCTGCGTCGGTTGATCACTTCCATGAGCTCGGAAGCCATCGACTTGATGGTTTCCAGGCCGGGACGACCCCACGGGCGCGGCTCTGTGTCGACGACGCAGACCGTGCCCAGGGTGACACCGGTGCGGTCGATCAGCGGGGCTCCCATGTAGGAGCGGATACCGATCTTGTCGACCACGGGGTTGCCCGCGAAGCGCGGATAGGAGCAGACGTCGTCCAGCACCAGCGCCTTACGGCGGGTGATGACGTGCGGGCAGTAGCCGTGGTCCTTCGGCATGCTCCGGCTCACCGGGGCGTGGGTGGAGGCCGGGGCGCTCTCCAGGACTTCCCTGGAGGCGTTGCTGTACGGGGTGTACAGGCCGGCGAAGTACTGCTCGTCCTCCTGGAAGAAGTTCACCATCGCGTACGGGGCGCCCGTGATGTTCGCGAGTTTGGCGCTGAACTCGTCGAACTCCGCGTCGGGACGGTCCCCGAACCCGAGTTCCCGGAGACGCTCCGCGCGCTGTGCCGCCTCGGGGTCCAGCGGGGCAGTCAGGATGCGTGATTCGATGGCGTCGTAAGTCATAGCTGGCTCCGTATCGGCTGGGTGTGCGTTCCGTTCTCTGAGGTACGTGCGATGGAGAGCAGGTACTGGACCAAAGTGATCAGTACGCTCTTCGCCGACTGCGTGTCCCGCGCGTCGCACCGGACGAGGGGGATGTCCGGCTTCAACGCGAGGGCAGTCCGTACTTCCTCCGAGGTGTAGCGATAGGCCCCCTCGAACTCGTTGATCGCGACCACGAAGTTGATGCCACGCCGCTCGAAGAACTCGACGGCGGCGAAGCAGTCCTGCAAGCGGCGGGTGTCGGCGAGGACGACCGCCCCGAGGGCTCCCCTGGACAGCTCGTCCCACATGAACCAGAACCGGTGCTGGCCGGGAGTCCCGAAGAGATAGAGCACGAGGTTCTGTGCCGGGAAGGTGAGGCGACCGAAGTCCAAGGCCACCGTGGTCGTGGCCTTGGACTCCACGCCCGTCAGGTCGTCCGTGCCGACACTGGCCACCGTGAGCTGTTCTTCCGTGACGAGCGGTTCAATCTCACTCACGGCCCCGACGAACGTCGTCTTGCCTACGCCGAAACCCCCCGCCACGAGAATCTTGAATTGGATCGGGAAATCTAGCCCGTCAGAGCCGTTGAAGACCATCAAGCAGTGCCTCTAGTAGTGCTGGGTCGGTGGAGTCGGCTTGGGAGGGGGCCCTGGTAGCCGCGGCTCCCAACTGGATCAGGTCGGACAACAGGACCTTGGCGACCATGACCGGCTGCTTCAGTACGGCCGCGACCTCGGCGACCGAGATGGGCGACTGGCACAGCCGAAGGACCTGTGCGTGGTCGTGTCCCAAGCGCTCGGGCGCCACCTTGCCCGTCGTCCTCACCAGTGACATGAGTTCGAGCACGGTGCTGGGGTGGGTGCGTCCGTTGGTCACGGTGTACGGACGCACCCACATTTCGGAATCGGAGGGCGAATGCTCGTCCGGAGCGTTCATTCTCACCGGTTTCCGTTGTAGGGAGCGGTGGTCCCACGGCGGGATGGCGTGGCCAGGTGAGAGGGAACCTGCGTGCACAGCTTGCCCATCTCGTAGCTGAGAATCCCGGCGTCGACGTCACGGCTGGCCAGTACCGCCAGGATCGTGCCGGCGCTGGCGGCCGTGGTTACCAGGATGCCCCGGCCGAGTTCCGCGTTGACCTGGCGAACACCGTCACCACCCCCGAATCTGGCGCCCACCTGCTGTGCTAGCGAGCAAAGGCCACTGGCGAGCGCGGCGAGCGTGTCCGCGCCATCGGTGTCCAAGCCGTGCCAGTACT
The window above is part of the Saccharomonospora glauca K62 genome. Proteins encoded here:
- a CDS encoding acyl-CoA dehydrogenase family protein, which produces MDTETDFEAHIDGYFTTRRHDRLREEVRSFAETEVAPRVAEMEASRSIQYELSRLIARQKWIGVTIGPEYGGLGLGHLAKTIIIEELARVSGAMGAMVQASQLGVAKILHYGNEEQKRRWLPAVAEGDCLPTIATTEVESGGHVLGMSTTAERVGDDYIVNGRKVFVGNSHIGDLHGVIVRTGSGSKGLSGFLIEADRPGVSLGEYTPTMGLHGFSFGEIIFDNCRVPAENLLGSEGDGLAIAYSSSVLYGRTNLAAVALGIHRAIVEETVEYAANRYRYGKPLSELPTVKQKLGQMQSQLMTARLAVYHASHLLDLGMSCDAELINAKLVNVELALDSARTAMEVHAACGLSTDRPLERYVRDAYHIFAPAGTSDIQRLRLAETALGAGKGQWSQRLAPQLRAASVSLRESVSCVG
- a CDS encoding GAF domain-containing protein, with the translated sequence MTYDAIESRILTAPLDPEAAQRAERLRELGFGDRPDAEFDEFSAKLANITGAPYAMVNFFQEDEQYFAGLYTPYSNASREVLESAPASTHAPVSRSMPKDHGYCPHVITRRKALVLDDVCSYPRFAGNPVVDKIGIRSYMGAPLIDRTGVTLGTVCVVDTEPRPWGRPGLETIKSMASELMEVINRRS
- a CDS encoding GTP-binding protein is translated as MVFNGSDGLDFPIQFKILVAGGFGVGKTTFVGAVSEIEPLVTEEQLTVASVGTDDLTGVESKATTTVALDFGRLTFPAQNLVLYLFGTPGQHRFWFMWDELSRGALGAVVLADTRRLQDCFAAVEFFERRGINFVVAINEFEGAYRYTSEEVRTALALKPDIPLVRCDARDTQSAKSVLITLVQYLLSIARTSENGTHTQPIRSQL
- a CDS encoding DUF742 domain-containing protein, which encodes MWVRPYTVTNGRTHPSTVLELMSLVRTTGKVAPERLGHDHAQVLRLCQSPISVAEVAAVLKQPVMVAKVLLSDLIQLGAAATRAPSQADSTDPALLEALLDGLQRL
- a CDS encoding roadblock/LC7 domain-containing protein, which codes for MADDLTWLLRRLVETVPNTQSALLLSTDGIAKYWHGLDTDGADTLAALASGLCSLAQQVGARFGGGDGVRQVNAELGRGILVTTAASAGTILAVLASRDVDAGILSYEMGKLCTQVPSHLATPSRRGTTAPYNGNR